A stretch of the Chlorobiota bacterium genome encodes the following:
- a CDS encoding VWA domain-containing protein has product MKHEILTHSSFFEHMEEFGYFRDIEDSLPEDFTSVFEIARVIENPDSQLFKSIQQVMTVSSAIEPGKVNGREWRPNKNFTDTPEEYESTLMRNLNDVKLILPTQYALPYDVFLQRLSRRSLWINLPKNPVIVPFKSSSKDYNPNNFKQKVYMLLDTSTSMSAHHRIQMAKAVVFVFLKRNLKELGHVYFRTFDTEVGSLWKATELNSLKKLIKYVMRLKKLGNGTVMEKAIMIAINDIKKSSSLEGAEILLVTDGACHLDIEKIKEGIGKSIIINTIKIGSTTIVPDEKYLRDIASRGNAPRQKDLKKMEEELRHLKAELEFTAGTITSKALRSQITDMEHRTNQLKLMIIDDIKLKYGREIEYLSKVYVNINDLVLDDIFKLNQSEIDELKELLNAIELDFEGGFDADALREAALLFEHIQMLLHNAPNPNQKKQLEDMANNLQELLKDVGKTMSNNGSNMVSGVSSNDLRDIQMMLSSSKNGGEGFSLFQIILQMMKQLLSKKIFSGLKYFKKK; this is encoded by the coding sequence ATGAAGCACGAAATATTAACTCATAGTTCATTTTTTGAACATATGGAAGAGTTCGGTTATTTTAGAGATATTGAGGATTCATTACCAGAAGATTTTACTTCAGTTTTCGAAATTGCCCGTGTTATTGAAAATCCCGATTCCCAACTATTTAAATCTATTCAACAAGTAATGACTGTTTCCTCAGCTATTGAGCCTGGAAAAGTTAATGGACGTGAATGGAGACCTAACAAAAACTTTACAGATACTCCAGAAGAATATGAATCTACATTAATGAGAAATCTAAATGATGTAAAACTTATTCTTCCAACTCAATATGCTCTACCCTATGATGTATTTTTACAAAGATTATCAAGAAGATCTTTATGGATAAACCTACCAAAGAATCCAGTAATAGTACCATTTAAGAGCTCTAGCAAAGATTATAATCCAAATAATTTCAAGCAAAAAGTTTATATGCTTCTTGATACTTCTACCTCAATGTCAGCACACCACAGAATCCAAATGGCAAAGGCAGTTGTATTTGTATTTTTAAAACGAAATTTAAAAGAATTGGGTCATGTTTACTTCAGAACTTTTGATACAGAGGTTGGATCTCTTTGGAAAGCAACTGAGTTGAATTCTTTGAAAAAATTAATAAAGTACGTTATGAGGTTAAAAAAACTTGGTAATGGTACTGTAATGGAAAAAGCAATTATGATTGCAATTAATGATATAAAAAAAAGTTCTAGTCTGGAAGGGGCAGAAATACTACTTGTAACAGACGGTGCTTGCCATTTAGATATTGAAAAAATTAAAGAAGGTATAGGAAAAAGCATTATAATAAACACTATAAAAATTGGGAGCACAACTATTGTTCCTGATGAGAAATACTTAAGAGATATTGCATCAAGAGGGAATGCACCAAGACAAAAAGATCTTAAGAAAATGGAGGAAGAATTAAGGCATTTAAAAGCTGAGCTAGAATTTACAGCTGGCACAATAACAAGCAAAGCCCTTCGCTCTCAAATAACAGATATGGAGCACAGAACTAATCAATTAAAGTTGATGATTATTGATGATATTAAGTTAAAATATGGAAGAGAAATTGAGTATCTATCAAAAGTATATGTTAATATAAATGATTTAGTTTTAGATGATATTTTCAAATTAAATCAGAGTGAAATTGATGAACTTAAAGAATTGTTAAATGCTATTGAACTAGATTTTGAAGGTGGTTTTGATGCAGATGCTTTGAGAGAAGCAGCATTATTATTTGAACACATTCAAATGTTATTGCACAACGCTCCAAATCCTAATCAAAAAAAACAACTAGAAGATATGGCAAACAATTTACAAGAACTGCTGAAAGATGTAGGAAAAACAATGAGCAATAATGGGAGCAATATGGTTAGTGGAGTTTCAAGCAATGATTTGCGTGATATTCAAATGATGCTTAGTAGTAGTAAAAATGGTGGAGAAGGTTTTTCTTTGTTTCAAATAATTCTTCAAATGATGAAGCAATTACTTTCAAAAAAGATTTTTTCTGGATTGAAATATTTTAAAAAAAAATAA
- the mutS gene encoding DNA mismatch repair protein MutS, which yields MSSDKLQKRSPLMRQYHQIKEKYPDTVMLFRLGDFYETFEGDAEIASRVCGITLTKRANGSEGETPLAGFPYHQLDNYLPKFIKAGLRVAICEQLEDPKLARGIVRRDVVEVITPGVAMSDKILESNSNNYLAAIYIEKGKVGIAFCDVSTGEFSTTESNSNLQEILETISPAEILISKSQKNEIKNLKLSLSPLITKLEEWIFDLDYASDRLNEHFGTLSLKGFGIQGMRLAEIAAGAIMHYLLETQKSKLGHIKKLSIYHHGDYIALDSATKRNLEILFSTNGGSKNGSLLNVIDKTSTPMGGRLLKRWLVHPLRSVEQINKRLNAVEDLYNNTNISNDLEKALRSVSDLERLMGKCATNRANPRDLGFIRNTLRVIPIVCKLMESCNSITLTALGKSFIPIPDLIKKLEEALPEEPSINIGEGNGIRIGYNTDLDDIREVIAGGKLFIEKIQTRERIRTNIPSLKIGFNNVFGYYIEITNSNKDKVPSDYIRKQTLTNAERYITPELKEFEEKALNAEDRIEQIERKLFVELVYFTNGYIESLLRNASLIAMIDCFTCLSKVAHQRNYVKPIVNDSDVLEIHNGRHPVVETLLKHSDVFIPNDTNLDLNNNQIAIITGPNMSGKSSLLRQVGLIVLLAQIGSYVPAESAVIGIVDKIFTRVGAQDNIAAGESTFLVEMNEAANILNNSTNRSLILLDEVGRGTSTFDGISIAWSIAEYIHDKIGARTLFATHYHELNELSERFNRIKNFKVEVREHADKIIFLRKVTPGTADHSYGIQVAQMAGLPEEVTERAKIILKQLEGENSESLNDNLVEVQDTFNENTIKNVRKTNGKNISHQPLQFSLFEINSDPKIEKLKIALCNININELTPIQAILELEKLINILK from the coding sequence ATGTCCTCAGATAAACTTCAAAAACGTTCTCCATTAATGAGACAGTATCACCAGATAAAAGAAAAGTATCCTGATACTGTTATGCTTTTTAGATTGGGTGATTTCTATGAAACTTTTGAGGGAGATGCGGAAATAGCTTCAAGGGTTTGTGGAATAACCTTAACTAAAAGAGCTAATGGATCTGAGGGAGAAACTCCCCTTGCTGGATTCCCTTATCATCAACTAGATAATTACCTACCTAAATTTATTAAAGCAGGATTAAGAGTGGCTATTTGCGAACAACTCGAAGACCCCAAACTTGCTAGAGGAATTGTTCGTAGAGATGTTGTTGAAGTTATAACTCCTGGAGTTGCAATGAGCGATAAGATTTTAGAATCAAATTCTAATAATTATCTAGCAGCAATTTATATTGAAAAAGGTAAAGTTGGAATAGCATTTTGTGATGTTTCCACTGGTGAGTTTTCTACAACTGAATCAAATTCAAATCTTCAAGAAATTTTAGAAACTATATCTCCAGCTGAGATTCTAATTTCCAAATCTCAAAAAAACGAGATAAAAAATCTAAAATTATCTTTATCACCCCTAATTACAAAACTTGAAGAATGGATTTTCGATTTAGATTATGCATCTGATAGATTAAACGAACACTTTGGGACTCTCTCTCTTAAAGGCTTTGGAATACAAGGAATGAGGCTTGCAGAGATTGCAGCTGGGGCAATTATGCATTATCTTCTTGAGACTCAAAAATCAAAATTAGGACATATTAAAAAACTATCTATTTATCATCATGGTGATTATATAGCTCTTGATTCAGCCACAAAAAGAAATCTGGAAATTTTATTTTCAACTAATGGTGGTTCTAAAAACGGATCACTATTAAATGTTATTGATAAAACTTCAACTCCTATGGGTGGAAGGTTGTTAAAAAGATGGTTAGTTCATCCACTAAGATCTGTTGAACAAATTAACAAAAGATTAAATGCTGTTGAAGATTTATATAATAATACAAATATTTCAAATGACCTTGAAAAGGCTCTTAGGAGTGTATCAGATTTAGAAAGATTAATGGGCAAGTGTGCTACCAACCGTGCAAACCCGAGAGATTTAGGATTTATTAGAAACACTTTAAGAGTTATTCCAATTGTTTGTAAACTTATGGAATCTTGCAACTCCATAACTTTAACAGCATTAGGGAAATCATTTATTCCAATTCCTGATTTAATTAAAAAGCTTGAAGAGGCTTTGCCTGAAGAACCATCAATTAATATTGGTGAAGGAAACGGAATTAGAATTGGCTATAATACTGACTTAGATGATATTCGTGAGGTTATTGCTGGTGGTAAATTGTTTATTGAAAAAATTCAAACTCGTGAAAGAATTAGAACAAATATTCCCTCTTTAAAAATTGGATTTAATAATGTTTTTGGTTATTATATTGAAATTACAAACTCAAATAAAGATAAAGTTCCATCTGATTATATACGCAAACAAACTCTAACAAATGCCGAACGATATATAACTCCTGAGTTAAAAGAGTTCGAGGAAAAAGCATTAAACGCAGAGGATAGAATTGAACAAATTGAAAGAAAACTATTTGTTGAACTAGTTTATTTTACAAATGGATATATTGAAAGTTTATTAAGAAATGCTAGCTTAATTGCTATGATTGATTGCTTTACTTGTTTGTCAAAGGTTGCTCATCAAAGAAATTATGTGAAACCAATTGTAAATGATTCTGATGTTTTGGAAATTCATAATGGTAGGCATCCAGTTGTTGAAACGCTATTAAAACATTCCGATGTTTTTATTCCTAATGACACAAATTTAGATCTTAATAATAATCAGATTGCAATTATTACCGGACCCAATATGTCTGGGAAAAGCTCATTACTACGCCAAGTTGGGCTTATTGTATTATTGGCTCAAATAGGCTCATATGTGCCAGCGGAAAGTGCTGTAATTGGAATAGTCGATAAAATTTTCACTAGAGTTGGGGCTCAAGATAACATAGCTGCTGGGGAAAGTACATTTTTAGTTGAAATGAATGAAGCTGCAAATATCCTAAATAATTCTACAAATAGGAGTCTTATTTTACTCGATGAAGTAGGACGTGGTACATCTACTTTTGATGGCATTTCTATTGCTTGGTCTATTGCCGAATATATCCATGATAAAATTGGTGCTAGAACTTTATTTGCAACTCATTACCATGAATTAAATGAACTATCAGAAAGATTTAATAGGATTAAAAATTTCAAAGTTGAAGTTCGTGAACATGCTGATAAAATTATTTTTCTAAGGAAAGTTACGCCTGGTACGGCAGATCATAGTTATGGAATACAAGTGGCTCAAATGGCAGGCTTGCCAGAAGAAGTAACTGAAAGAGCTAAAATTATTTTGAAGCAACTTGAAGGAGAAAATTCTGAATCACTAAATGATAATTTAGTTGAAGTTCAAGATACATTTAATGAAAACACAATTAAAAATGTTCGTAAAACTAATGGGAAAAATATTTCACATCAACCTTTACAATTTTCATTATTTGAAATAAATTCAGATCCTAAAATCGAAAAATTAAAAATTGCTTTATGCAATATAAATATCAACGAACTTACCCCAATTCAAGCAATTCTTGAATTAGAAAAGTTGATAAATATTTTAAAATAG
- the ruvB gene encoding Holliday junction branch migration DNA helicase RuvB, with product MNTNREGRNTSAETINKSELEIESVLRPAFLQEFIGQNKVVDNLLIFIEAARLRGESLDHTLLTGPPGLGKTTLSYIIAREMNSQIKSTSGPVLEKPGDLAGLLTSLNHGDVLFIDEIHRLSSVVEEYLYSAMEDFRIDIMIDSGPNARSVQISLPQFTLVGATTRQGLLTAPLRSRFGIINRLDYYNVNELYQVVTRAADILKIPIENDGGFEIARRARGTPRIANRLLRRARDFAEVKGNGVITKEISLIALTALEVDEHGFDEMDKRIITTIIEKFNGGPVGLNTLAVAVGEDAGTLEEVYEPFLIQEGFIQRTPRGREVTMLAYKHFGIDRKNKDEAQSALGF from the coding sequence ATGAATACTAATCGTGAAGGTAGAAATACATCCGCTGAAACTATTAACAAATCAGAACTTGAAATTGAATCTGTTCTTCGCCCAGCATTTTTACAAGAATTTATTGGGCAGAATAAAGTTGTTGATAATTTATTAATTTTCATTGAGGCTGCAAGACTTAGAGGGGAATCACTTGATCATACTCTTCTCACCGGACCTCCTGGCTTGGGAAAAACAACTCTTAGTTATATTATTGCAAGAGAAATGAATTCTCAAATTAAATCTACTTCAGGTCCAGTTTTAGAAAAGCCAGGTGACTTAGCTGGATTACTTACTTCTTTAAATCATGGTGATGTTTTATTTATTGATGAAATACACCGTTTAAGCTCTGTTGTTGAAGAGTATTTATATTCTGCTATGGAAGACTTCAGGATTGATATAATGATTGACTCAGGTCCAAATGCAAGAAGTGTCCAAATTTCACTTCCACAGTTTACATTAGTTGGTGCAACAACCCGGCAAGGATTATTAACTGCTCCATTGAGAAGTAGGTTTGGAATAATTAATAGATTAGATTATTATAACGTTAATGAACTTTATCAAGTTGTTACTAGGGCTGCTGATATTCTTAAAATTCCAATTGAAAATGATGGTGGATTTGAAATTGCTAGAAGAGCTAGAGGAACACCAAGAATTGCAAATAGATTGTTAAGAAGAGCTAGAGACTTTGCTGAAGTTAAAGGAAATGGAGTTATAACTAAAGAAATTTCTTTAATTGCTTTAACTGCCCTTGAAGTTGATGAACATGGCTTTGATGAAATGGATAAAAGAATTATTACCACTATAATTGAAAAATTTAATGGAGGTCCTGTAGGGTTAAACACACTTGCTGTAGCAGTTGGTGAAGATGCAGGTACTTTAGAGGAAGTATATGAGCCATTCCTTATTCAAGAAGGGTTTATTCAACGCACACCAAGAGGACGAGAAGTAACAATGTTAGCATACAAACATTTTGGAATTGATCGAAAGAATAAAGATGAAGCTCAATCTGCTTTAGGCTTCTAA
- a CDS encoding DUF3467 domain-containing protein codes for MNDQDNNQGGQQINVELGEKEAEGIYSNLAIISHSPAEFVIDFTRILPGVPRAKVHARIVMTPQHARLLLNALEDNIDKYEDQYGAIVVNGGTTGGDFNFPIPDVDEKAN; via the coding sequence ATGAATGATCAAGATAATAACCAGGGTGGACAACAAATAAATGTTGAATTAGGTGAAAAAGAAGCTGAAGGAATATATTCCAATCTTGCTATTATTTCCCATTCTCCTGCTGAATTTGTTATTGATTTTACAAGAATATTACCAGGAGTTCCAAGAGCAAAGGTTCATGCTAGAATTGTTATGACCCCACAACATGCAAGGCTATTATTGAACGCTTTAGAAGATAATATTGATAAGTATGAAGACCAATATGGTGCTATTGTTGTAAATGGTGGCACTACTGGTGGGGATTTCAATTTTCCAATTCCTGATGTTGACGAAAAAGCTAATTAA
- a CDS encoding tetratricopeptide repeat protein, with amino-acid sequence MTFKTSIFSILAVTIFLVSTGFECASTEMTSAKLAMRNKEFKKAEELLKKEISARPNNAEAHGALGNVYFDTERFVEMANEYNIALGITPNTFKPEEIGAMGARKYNGWIAYYNKFSETYNKIAIGDKKLTSLALAYLDSSEIMRPNYPDNTFSKGSIQDLADDETGATKSYTKYVNLITNDLDKGLDKGLTLGMTQEQVASKLGQPNENKIDKGYGFTRYQKDDLYVYFGEDEKSKLAKVEGWKFYGDNSNIQDFYKQTSTPLRSSAFYHLGFNYYKAGDNDKSKYDDAIKMLTYVRRMDPSREDVNNILSETYIKSGKLSEAKATLDNQIASNPNEPATYINYGNLLFGLKDFYGAAIKFQSVLKLNLNDDDSRLHTALFNLGATFKNIGGNCQDSIRKVVGNKEPKPDQLLAFEKPLRESIKYFEKLKKIKGKSADFATLSELGNLYDVLNEKEQIKTIIKDLEGIENISDNSTNGQYWRSMSRLYLLINDVKKAEESDKKASKYDK; translated from the coding sequence ATGACATTTAAAACTTCTATTTTCTCAATTTTGGCAGTTACTATATTTTTAGTTTCTACTGGATTTGAATGTGCATCAACCGAGATGACATCTGCAAAACTTGCAATGAGAAATAAGGAATTTAAAAAAGCTGAAGAACTTCTTAAAAAAGAAATCTCAGCTAGACCTAATAATGCTGAAGCTCATGGTGCTTTGGGAAACGTTTATTTTGATACAGAAAGATTTGTCGAAATGGCTAATGAGTATAATATTGCTCTTGGAATTACACCAAATACTTTTAAACCTGAAGAAATAGGAGCAATGGGTGCTCGTAAGTATAACGGTTGGATAGCTTATTACAATAAATTTTCCGAAACTTATAATAAAATTGCAATTGGTGATAAAAAATTAACTTCACTTGCTTTAGCTTACTTGGATTCATCCGAAATAATGCGTCCAAATTATCCAGATAATACTTTCTCAAAAGGAAGTATTCAAGATTTAGCTGACGATGAAACTGGTGCAACAAAATCATACACCAAATATGTAAATCTAATCACTAATGATTTAGATAAGGGATTAGATAAAGGGCTAACTTTAGGAATGACTCAAGAACAAGTTGCTTCAAAATTAGGTCAACCTAATGAGAATAAAATTGATAAAGGTTATGGTTTTACAAGATATCAAAAGGATGATCTTTATGTTTATTTTGGAGAAGATGAAAAATCAAAATTAGCTAAAGTTGAAGGATGGAAATTTTATGGAGATAACTCAAACATTCAGGATTTTTATAAACAAACTTCAACACCTTTACGTAGTTCAGCATTTTATCATTTAGGTTTTAATTATTATAAAGCTGGTGATAATGACAAATCTAAATATGATGATGCAATTAAGATGCTAACTTATGTTAGGAGAATGGATCCATCTCGTGAAGATGTAAATAATATTCTTTCTGAAACTTATATTAAATCAGGTAAATTATCTGAGGCAAAAGCAACCTTAGATAATCAAATTGCTTCAAATCCAAATGAACCAGCTACTTATATTAATTATGGTAATTTACTTTTTGGATTAAAGGATTTTTATGGAGCAGCTATAAAATTTCAATCTGTTTTGAAATTAAATCTTAATGATGATGATTCAAGATTACATACAGCATTGTTTAATTTAGGTGCTACTTTTAAAAACATAGGTGGGAACTGCCAAGATAGTATTAGAAAAGTTGTAGGGAATAAAGAACCAAAACCTGATCAACTTCTTGCTTTTGAAAAACCTTTAAGAGAATCAATTAAATATTTTGAAAAACTTAAAAAAATAAAAGGTAAAAGTGCCGATTTTGCAACACTTTCAGAACTTGGAAATTTATATGATGTATTAAATGAAAAAGAGCAAATAAAAACAATCATAAAGGATCTTGAGGGAATTGAGAATATAAGTGATAACTCAACTAACGGTCAATACTGGAGGTCAATGAGTAGATTATATCTTTTAATTAATGATGTTAAAAAAGCAGAAGAGAGTGATAAAAAAGCTTCAAAATATGATAAGTAA
- a CDS encoding glycogen synthase: MATSEITPFAKTSPIADLLSEEVLGMIELGHDVRVVIPKYGHVSERRNRIHEIKRLIGIPINVAGEDTPATVKSSQIINSRAKSQVYVITGEKYLDPYKGIYNDEVTGKPFQNNDERFIYFQKAILETCFQLGWKPDIIHCHGWQTALVPLLMKELYNDKNFFSHTKTVFTFSSLEDQGVFPISSFDKIGLAKKYLSSLEHNGKLNFMKAGLLHSDMITTVTTGNAKRVLEPKQANGLEDILKKRKSKLSGICYGVDSEKWNPKTDKLLLDKFTVDDREGKFENRSWLLEKVGFDDNTDIPILSIVGSMSETSGHKLFFDALKDFGSMNLQVIIADKGSDKKFFGNLQKEVKKYKNIRTYSECNNETEHLIYGGSDIMLFTDLSNLSHVEHLIAMDYGTVPIVPNHSAYSDMFVEYDRKKNVGNGFGYDYKLKNMLVAINKAVDLYEDEVAWDELQVRIMKEDHSWKAIGQIYIDTVYRVKE, translated from the coding sequence GTGGCAACGAGTGAGATTACTCCCTTTGCTAAAACCTCTCCAATTGCTGATTTATTAAGTGAGGAGGTGTTAGGTATGATAGAACTCGGGCATGATGTTCGAGTAGTTATTCCAAAGTATGGTCATGTATCAGAACGTAGGAATAGAATTCATGAGATTAAAAGGTTAATTGGAATTCCAATTAATGTTGCTGGAGAAGATACTCCTGCAACAGTTAAGAGTTCACAAATTATTAATTCCCGTGCAAAATCTCAAGTATATGTTATCACTGGTGAAAAATATTTAGATCCTTACAAAGGTATTTATAATGATGAAGTTACTGGTAAACCTTTTCAAAATAATGATGAAAGGTTTATTTATTTTCAAAAAGCAATTCTTGAAACATGTTTCCAATTAGGTTGGAAACCAGACATAATACATTGTCATGGCTGGCAAACTGCTTTAGTTCCCTTGCTTATGAAAGAACTTTATAATGATAAAAATTTTTTTTCACATACAAAAACTGTTTTTACATTTAGTTCTTTGGAAGATCAAGGAGTATTCCCTATTTCATCTTTTGATAAAATTGGGTTAGCAAAAAAATATCTCAGCTCATTGGAACATAATGGTAAATTGAATTTCATGAAAGCTGGTTTACTTCATTCCGATATGATTACAACAGTAACTACTGGAAATGCTAAAAGAGTTTTAGAACCTAAGCAAGCTAATGGTTTAGAAGATATATTAAAAAAACGTAAATCTAAATTGTCTGGCATTTGCTATGGTGTTGATTCAGAAAAATGGAATCCGAAAACAGATAAATTATTATTAGATAAGTTTACAGTTGATGATCGTGAAGGAAAATTTGAAAATAGATCTTGGCTACTTGAAAAAGTAGGCTTTGATGATAATACAGATATTCCTATTTTGTCTATAGTTGGTTCAATGAGTGAAACAAGTGGACATAAACTGTTTTTTGATGCTTTAAAGGACTTTGGTTCTATGAATTTACAAGTCATTATTGCAGATAAAGGTAGTGATAAAAAATTCTTCGGAAATCTACAAAAGGAAGTAAAGAAATATAAGAATATTAGAACATATTCTGAATGTAATAATGAAACTGAACATCTAATTTATGGAGGTTCTGATATTATGTTGTTTACAGATTTAAGTAATTTGAGCCATGTAGAACATTTAATTGCAATGGATTATGGTACTGTTCCAATAGTTCCAAATCATTCAGCATATTCAGATATGTTTGTTGAATATGATAGGAAGAAAAATGTTGGAAATGGGTTTGGATATGACTATAAATTAAAGAATATGTTAGTTGCAATTAATAAGGCAGTAGATTTGTATGAAGATGAAGTTGCTTGGGATGAATTGCAAGTTAGAATAATGAAAGAAGATCATTCTTGGAAAGCAATTGGTCAAATTTATATTGATACAGTTTATAGGGTTAAAGAATAG
- a CDS encoding beta-ureidopropionase, producing MKVAALQFSPVKNDVNFNSNRINYLLENINSDLIVLPELASTGYFYINKEELYTISENPENSDYCLMIRSLSEKKGNVIITGFSEKTNFGLLYNSALIAMPDGSYKVYRKSHLFYKEKIIFTQGDTGFFVIEWDSVKIGTMICYDWRFPEAARTLALKGAGIIAHPSNLVASKALWSPVMQSRSIENKLFTITSNRSGIETNLNESLEFSGESQITNQFGEIIESCSNTFEGVIETNIEPKLSQDKSINFYNNLLSDRRNDLYEI from the coding sequence ATGAAAGTTGCAGCTTTACAATTCTCTCCAGTAAAAAATGATGTTAATTTTAATTCAAATAGGATTAATTACTTACTTGAAAATATTAATTCAGATTTGATTGTACTGCCTGAACTTGCTTCAACTGGTTATTTTTATATTAATAAAGAGGAGCTTTATACTATTTCAGAAAATCCTGAAAATTCTGATTACTGTTTGATGATAAGGAGTTTATCTGAAAAAAAAGGTAATGTAATTATAACTGGTTTTTCTGAAAAAACTAATTTTGGATTATTATATAATTCAGCTCTCATAGCAATGCCTGATGGAAGTTATAAAGTTTACAGAAAATCTCATTTATTTTACAAAGAAAAAATAATTTTTACACAAGGTGATACTGGTTTTTTTGTAATTGAATGGGACTCAGTTAAGATTGGAACTATGATATGTTATGATTGGAGGTTCCCAGAAGCTGCTAGAACACTTGCGTTAAAGGGAGCTGGAATTATAGCTCACCCTTCTAATTTAGTTGCTTCAAAAGCATTATGGTCACCTGTAATGCAAAGCAGATCAATTGAAAACAAATTATTCACAATTACATCAAATAGAAGTGGAATAGAAACCAACTTAAATGAAAGTTTAGAATTTTCAGGCGAAAGTCAAATTACAAATCAATTTGGTGAAATAATTGAATCCTGCAGTAATACATTTGAAGGTGTAATTGAAACAAATATTGAACCAAAATTAAGTCAAGATAAATCTATAAATTTTTACAATAATTTACTTTCAGATCGTAGAAATGATTTGTATGAAATTTAG
- a CDS encoding fumarylacetoacetate hydrolase family protein has protein sequence MSVITDLADRLWSAQFLGIPCKSLTETNPDFTIEDAYKVQQINVNKRINEKGLFDSKANLVGRKIGVTSKAVQDWLEVYEPDFGALLNDMWVGTHSKADITKLLQPRVEGEIAFVLKKDIDGENITSAKIISAIDFALPAIEIIDSRIIDWKFKIEDTIADNASCGMFVLGTQPISLFDTDLRKIQMSLFKNEELLSEGNGAACMNNPINAVVWLVKKLNEFGTQLKSGDIILSGALGPVSPVVSGDYIRVQIGNVGEVAVEF, from the coding sequence ATGTCAGTTATTACAGATCTAGCTGATAGACTTTGGTCTGCTCAGTTTTTAGGAATTCCTTGTAAATCATTAACAGAAACAAATCCTGATTTTACAATTGAAGATGCTTACAAAGTTCAACAAATTAATGTAAATAAAAGAATTAACGAAAAGGGATTATTTGATTCAAAAGCAAATTTAGTTGGTAGAAAAATTGGAGTTACTAGCAAAGCAGTTCAAGATTGGCTCGAAGTTTACGAACCTGATTTTGGTGCACTTCTTAATGATATGTGGGTTGGAACACATTCAAAAGCTGATATTACTAAATTACTACAACCTAGAGTTGAGGGTGAAATTGCATTCGTTTTAAAAAAAGATATTGATGGTGAAAATATAACATCTGCTAAGATTATATCAGCCATTGACTTTGCTTTACCTGCAATTGAAATTATTGATTCAAGAATTATAGATTGGAAATTTAAAATCGAAGATACAATTGCTGATAATGCTTCTTGTGGAATGTTTGTTTTAGGTACTCAACCTATTTCATTGTTTGATACTGATTTGAGGAAAATTCAAATGTCATTATTCAAGAATGAAGAATTATTATCGGAAGGAAATGGTGCTGCTTGTATGAATAATCCAATTAATGCTGTTGTCTGGTTGGTTAAGAAACTTAATGAATTTGGTACTCAATTAAAGTCGGGCGATATAATATTATCTGGTGCTTTAGGTCCCGTTTCTCCAGTTGTAAGTGGTGACTACATTAGAGTCCAGATTGGTAATGTTGGTGAAGTTGCTGTAGAATTTTAA